GCCGGGTTGGCCAGTCGGGCCAGGACGCAGCTCTTCAAAATGCCGTTCCATCGCTCATCGGCGCGGCGGGAACCGAGGATGTTGCCAAACCCCAGGTCATCGTATAGTTTGCCGAACACATCGCCGATACCTTCGATGATCCGCTGCTCTTCCCGGAGATTCTTGACGGCCACGATGTCGGAGACTTCCGGCCTAGGTTTCTTACGACCGTAGATGTCTTCGGGCGCCACCAGGGGCAATACCGGCTGCCGTCGGTTTTCCACCTCGACCAGGATGGCTTGGGCCAGTTGCTTGAGGGCTTCTATTTCGGTATCGGTAACGGCCTGGCCGATATGGCGGACGATCTTTTGATGGACCTTGTCCCCGCGGCGATAGGTTTCAACAATCTGAATCGCCTTCTTGCCGTTGGCTTTTTCTTTGACTCGTACAAACATGCCGGATTATACCATAAACTGGCTTGTTTGTCAAGAACTATTTTCTCTGGGGCACTACATTTTGAGATGCTGAAATCCTTGCCGAAATACCAATAGGTTACAGTCGCCGGCGGGAAATAAGTGTCGAAGTCAACAAAAAAATGATGCAAAAAGGCCTCTTCCCAAATGGAAGGGCCTTTTTCATTGTTTTCTTGATTTTTCTGGAGAACCCTTTATTTCAACCTATCCTTGGCCAAGGCGGCTTCGGGGCTTTTGGGATATTTTTTCGCCAATAGCTGCCAGTATTGCCTGGCTTTATCCTTGTCTCCCATTTCCTGAAGGCACAGGCCTATCTTATACAGCGCGGCCGGCTCCTTGTCCTTTCCCGGATAGTTCCCCACCACTTTTTCAAACTCGGCTAGGGCGGAATCGTATTTTTTCTGGGCGTAAAAACCTTCGCCGATCCAGTACTGGGCGTTATCGGCCAGATCGTGCTTGGGAAACCGCTTGATGAACTCGTTGAACCCGGACAGGGCCAGGTCGTAGTTGCCCTTGGTGATGTCGAGATACGAAGCATCGTATAGTTTCTTGGGGTTCGTCTCCGTCGGGGCCTCGGTCTTCGGTTCGGGGGCCGGCGCCTTGGGATCCGGCTGGCTGGGGCCGACGGACAACGGACGGTATTTGTTGTCCTCCTGCTGCTGCTCGGCTATGCTCCATTTCTCGCCGGCCGAGGCGGACAGGCTCTTCAGCTCGGCCCGCAGTTCGTAGAGCAGCCCCATCTGGACCTGGCTCAGGCTGTCCAGCGCGGCGGTCCGGCGCTCGATCCTTTTCTCCCGCAGTTCGATGGAATCGAGCTGGTCGGTAACTCGGATATATTCCTTCTTCATCCCGCAGCCGGGCAGGGCCGCCAGTACCGATAAAGCAAAGGAAACCAAAAACAGCGTTCTTTTCATGATTCTTTTCTTTATATCCTCGGGACACGGCATACAGCCTACGTAGCCTTGGGTAAGTATTTTTGCATACTTCGGCCTGCCTGTGCGCTTGCGCGCCGAAGCGCTTCAGCGCACAGGCGCGTAGCCGCTTCCGCTGTCGCTACTATGCTTGCCTTCTTCCCCGTCTGCCTTTTTGTAAGCCATCTGGCGGGCAGGAAGTGCCGTCCGCTTACGCTTTTATATTGGGCCTTCACGAGTGCCATAGCTTCCGCCTACGCTTTAATATATGGCTTCCTCGAGTGCCAAGGCTTTAGCGGAGGCACTCGGCATAGACAGGCGTAGTGGGCTGCCGCGTCCTTGCTATTGGGGCAATTTACGCGTCCTACGTAGTTCGCAGGAGCGCACGTAGTAGGATGAATTGCCCTTACGTTGTCGGTCTCTTTTGTTTACTTTGCTAAAGGAACTATCTCCACCCGGCGGTTTCTGGCCCAGCTGGCTTCGTCATTACCAGTGGCAGCGGGCTTTTCCTTGCCGAAGCTGACGGTGGAAAGGCGGGAGCGGCTGACCCCCAGGTTCTCCAAATATTCCCGGACGGCGTTGGCCCGCTTTTCGCCCAGGGCCAGATTGTATTCGGCCGTGCCCCGTTCGTCGCAGTGGCCTTCCAGTCGTAAAGAGATGT
This genomic window from candidate division TA06 bacterium contains:
- the ybgF gene encoding tol-pal system protein YbgF, whose protein sequence is MKRTLFLVSFALSVLAALPGCGMKKEYIRVTDQLDSIELREKRIERRTAALDSLSQVQMGLLYELRAELKSLSASAGEKWSIAEQQQEDNKYRPLSVGPSQPDPKAPAPEPKTEAPTETNPKKLYDASYLDITKGNYDLALSGFNEFIKRFPKHDLADNAQYWIGEGFYAQKKYDSALAEFEKVVGNYPGKDKEPAALYKIGLCLQEMGDKDKARQYWQLLAKKYPKSPEAALAKDRLK